The nucleotide window ttctttggagccgctTCTCCCatttcagtccattattttgattattcttttgtttctgGGATGTTATGAAACGGCGTTTCTGTGTAATTAATATTGcaaaacactcgatggaaacatcttcacgacactGTTTATGTTCCATtttgagcaaacgcggcatccattttgcgcacagctttctcatgtcaaaatGTTCAGTTAATAGCAgcgaaaacataaaaatgacgaaaataTCATGGAAAATCATGAGAATATCGAAAATTTTGAGTAAAAGTGTCTAACGAAGTGAGGTACAcagaaataacataaaaaatcggaaattttaacgattttttttttccgaGTTCTTTACTCTGAaatattcgatattttcatcATCTTTCAAGTTATTGCCGCGTACCTCGCTTCGCTCGGCACGCAgatttcattttcaatagattaaaaaaaacctataatcagaattttttcagtaaaaggtcgaaaaatttgaaaatctagTTTTAAATATGCAATTTTTGTATCTACGATTTTTTTGTACGAGCTAAAATGACAGAGATATCAAAGTAAAAGGCTTTAATTTAGCAAAAAAACCAATTTCCGAAAAATTTAATGCGGTTTTCCTAATTTCCCTGGACTATATAAACTACTAGTggagataaaaatattaaaaacctccaaatttgataaaagtacaaaaaaaacattgtaaatctatgtaaacattaaatttttttcgtataacgATTTTTACAgaccattttgaaaataatcaaacaacATCGACACagttaaatttcattatttcataaaaaacactaaataaacataaatttgttATTCAATAGCATATGGGTCGAAACCAACCCTGTTccattttatgaatataaatatttctttttgttaatttatcgttcattcaaaaaaaaacttttgttaattgtaaaattagaggattttgtaatttttgatatgGGAACTATCCGtatctgaaataataaaaacaaatctacTGAAAAATCTTCTGTTACAGAGCAAATCGAAACGTAAAAGAAAGCAGTAGAGAGATAATACGATCCTGTAATAATACAAGTAATTGGACCAACTTCAAACTAACATTAGAAGATACTGCCAGTCTATTAAAGGGGACCaatcatttaattaaaaataaaaacgtttttgatgacttcaataaaaattcttataaaagtCTGAATATTAATGTGTTCGATCTAAATGAGATGCTTAAAAATATCGAGAAATAGTCTGTAGTCGATTGCAAAATTTTCATTCGAAAATCATATCGATAGttaattaaaatcgataaaCAAACTTCATCTTTTTCTATTGACAGTAAAAACACATACATATCTAGTAAGTAACGACATACGTTCTTTTGGATGCTTCAATATGACATCATCATGTTGAAAACAGCTAGCGACAAATAATAAACTAGACAGGGTCGGTATCAGGAACAAAAtgtctaaataaaaattagaaaaatattaactacTAATTTATTTAGGAATAGAGGAAACTAATAAGCGCGTTTGAAATTATTGGAACTATTCCCTATACGGGGAGATTGCACCTTTGGGagtaatttgaaatcaaatgtttaatttgaacaacaaaaagttatccaaaaaataaaatgggattaaaattataaaaatgaaattttcttatttcaagcCGTAAAATTCATATATACAACGTGTTTAATAACAATTCAGGAGCTGTAGGTGAAACCGGAAATTAATCAACTCCATCTTCAGTTACCGTTATTAATTTTGACTTCCGTTTCCGACTTTCCGGTTGTTCtcagttattttcaatataatatttgtctttaaatcaattgttacgtgAATATTGATATGATTAATATGGTTAACTTGTCTAATTATATCTTAAATTACGTCATTacatcttgaaaaaattaaatatttattttattgtgcaTATACaatgatgtgaaaataattaaagttgaagaaaataactcttagtttttcatttaaaaacctagtccaaataaaattatattaaaagtgAATGAATTGAAAAGAAACTCCATTCCCAGTGCAGACACCAAGTTAATTAGTACACAACTAGTCAAATTTAattaatggaataaaataaaataattataataaaaaaaataattataataaaataatcaataaaaaaaaattaattagttccTCTTTTTATACCATAGACCGTCCCTGCTTACCAAACGATCGAATCTGAAAATGACATGGAACACGCTACGAATATATCCGCTTTAATATTACAGTCGCCCGTTCGTTTTGTATAATCTCGAACAAAACGGATCAGttcttttgtatattattccagtaaatatgttttagacattacaaattatatttaacaatgtagaaaaatatagatattgtatattaatgaagtttattttgatataaagtgtGGCAACATTGTGAATTACCTGCCTTGTCGGTTGGTATTTGATTTCCCATAACCCGAACGAGGCGAAGGAAAGTCCATGATCAGTGGCGACTTAATAACAACAGTGCCCTGGTcgttaacctcaaaattattattctattttttatcaatcaaatgattttttatataaaaatctgtatgcatatttattttatcatgtATTAATAGCATAGGTTGTTCCGTTAAATATTAACGTgcattttatttacttatttataaaacgttgccaaattgatatatttatcgATAACGttctaattaatattatttgttgattattctaaatctatttagacttcaataaaataaagaattactAAAGCGACTTGagtattttaacattaaaacATGTAAATGGACCGTAAAATTgtatcaataaattcattataagaaattacagaaattaTGTGTGTTCCTTTTAGGACATCTGCTTCCAAGAACTTTTAGTCTGCCCGGTTTTAGCGGTGTTGCCACTATAGTTAACTTTTACCTTAGTTAGAGTAAttaaaaaactagaattttGATACGTTATTCCTTTCTTCTTCCATATTGATATTGACgtttgtcaaaatttaatgtCAAAAGATTGAGAGCCGGCACCTAAACCCATTTCAAATGGCGCCTTTAAACGAAGCAAAATTTATACGTGAAACGTAGATATCAGGTAAGTTACAGTAggtatgtaaaaataaataatcaagactaatattttgtatataaccTTTGGAAAGTCGATTTGgaatagtaaaatttttattaaatttaaaaataacgttGCTGCTTCATTTTGTGGATTATAGTTTATACTACAACCAAATTATCCTGAAACTACtctaatatattaatataaaatattataagacATTGTGttagttataattttaaaacacataATTATTGGAAATGTATTAACAGAAGAAGGTGGTTAAACAGGCAAGACGAGATGGAAGAAGAAATGGTATCCAATAATAGAACACaaaatgattttcttgaaactgaaactaaaaaaattaatcaagtCTTAGCCGATGCCGATTCGAACAGTACTTTGGACAAGGTAAGTTTATAACACAATATTGAACATTTATAcgactttcattatttttatatttacaactGGCAACACTGGTTGGAATTTACATTACACATATAGTTCGTTCCAAGTTATTTCGTGGACTTCAATATGTACATAGCTGTAATAATTCATCAATAGGTAGATGATAAGTTAAACAAGAAATATTATAGTTAATGtctgttatttttttggttattaatCTAAAAAAAGAAGACCGTGATGctgaaataattatcaaaaaatatctttgtaAACAATACaggatcattttttttacaattacaaTGTATGTAATATAtctgtataattttaaataagacgaaataaattttgtactaATTATGGTTACTGTATATTATTTGCAATTTACAATTTTCGGAAATTATTATCGGTCTTGGAACGAGCTATACGTATATTATTTTCCTACCGACAATGACTTAAAAAAGCACAGAAGACCAATTTACGTTGGACCGTCTTCTACTAACAACTTAAAAACATTCGTAACAAGCAATAGTGCAGTCAAATTAAGTTTCAACTTAAacttatcaaattttattttattgattcgtCGTTTGGTGAAGTAGTCATACGAACTTTATTTGGGTAGATTGAATATTTAGACTCAACagcaaatttttaaaagtttgttatattttattatatatttattttatcttcatGTTTTACCCATTACCTAGTCTAAATTTCACTGGATTATTAAAGTTTCGATGTTTTGAGTTCTATGAAATTGATGCACTTATAACAGCAACGTTGCCAAGCTTTGATATTAGTATGGAAACATTGCtatttaatataacaaaaatacttagtcgttaattttaattataaaatttttttacactaATCATGTGTCTTTTATGGATTTATTTCATCGAATTTCAGGTTGCATACGTTATTGACGAATGCAACAATTTTTATGATGTACGTAAAATACAGATTGTAGACAAATTCTGGATAAAGAggaaactgaattttttttctattcttcatTAGATAGCCCATGATATGCGGTATGTGCTCGATGGcgttaaaaaaaatcttacaCAAGATTCCTATTCAGATGTGATTCCCGCTTTAGAAAACATGATAAAAGAACATATGGTGAGATACGAAGAAAgttcagaatttttaaaattcgaaaatgaCGGTGTTCAGATGTATGTTCAAGCAAATGAAGAATCGCAAGATGTAGTAACCATTCCTCAAGATGAACAAAAAGCGAGAAAAAAAACcgacaatattaataaaaaatccaatcaaactAATAACAAATCTGAAAGCAAAAACATAATAAgcaacacaaataaaaataccaaTGCGAAAAGTTGCAATAAATTGAGCacgaaaaattctaaaaaaattatcatggAATCTAAAACCAATAAACCCAATCCAATAATGAGAAATAACAACAAATCTAACAatttaaaccaaattaaaaCACCAATTAACAAATGCAAAGAAACTAAAACAACCGTCAGCGATAACAGTAGATGTTCAACACCAACTAGCAATGGAGGAACTAAAAACACGTaagaaagtttcaaatttttgtatccACAGCTAATAAAATAAAGGCTAGGGTGATCTACTACCATAACATATTACAGCCCACATGATCCTCATTTGCTTTTTTCCTACTACTCATCTTTGTACCTCCAACTTCtggattttgttaaaaaaaattaacagttaataaataataatgactATTACTCAATAATttgaacttttatatttttttctggattACCTcgactttgaaattttatacgtatgttaaaatttatcacaTGCATTCAGCACCTGCTTATCGCGTGCTCATTCTACACAGCTTATGAAAACATATTTCGATAGCACaaaatttacctaaaaatatacaattgttATTAAATGTGTTGATAGTTGCGAAACCCGTCGAAATGTTTCAAGTTCTACaagaggaaataaaaatatcacgCAATCTCCATTGATTAATTGTCCTGGTAAAAGTAATTCTTCCTTGGCAGCTATAAAACCGGGATCTCTGATCAGAAATTACTCCAACGGATTCAAAGAGAGTTTGTTTATACCCaaatcaacaaatatccaaCGGTTAGCAATAATCAAACATCAGTCGAAATTGATTCTGATTATTCTGAAATTTTAGCAAAAGGTTGGTATGTAACATCAACAGAAACGTATATAATCCTTTAGCACAATATAAAGAAGAAGTAGATGCAGCTATTAAAGACAGGAAAACCTTTATTGTTAAAGGtgagtttaaaattatttgtgaacAATGAATTCTATAAAGATCAGTCCAATTTACTTTATCCCTTCCCGTATGCTATTGTTAGCACTCTATGTCAagtaaaattcttattttaacCTGTATGAGAAATAGGAACAAAGACTTATGAAGTAATTAGAGAGAGATGCTACATTAGGATGACGCAGAAAGTTAGTACAGGTCAGACTCTAGgatcaaaacaaaacaattttaataagaagTATTGAAATTGagatcaatattttattaaacaatcGCGTTTAAAATGAGtattaataatttcgaatacACTTATAATAAGCCGAAAACATGTAGATTCAAAATAACTTGATCCTATTAATGGTCAGTAATCACGAGTCCTCAAGATAGTTTAtttcgaatgaaattttttcaactttaaacaAACATTGTTATCTATGAACAATTAATCCTATAAATATCAGTTTAATTTACCCCTTCCTCTGCGCTTTTTGTTATTGTTAGCAGTCTGCGTCAAgtaaaattcttatttcaaCCTGTATGAGAAGTAGGAACGAAAACTGATAGAATATAATTAGAGGGAGAGATGCTACGTATGACTTAGAAAGTTAGTACAGGTCAGGCTCTAGGATCCATACAAAGCAATTTCAATAAGATTTATTGGCATtgaactcaatattttatttaacaattgcgtttaaaatgaatattaataatttcgaatacACAAAAACATGTAAATTCGAAATAACTTGATCCTATTAATATTTAGTAATCACAAGCCTTCAAGAGTTTAtttcgaatgaaatttttttaactttattattatctGTAAACAATTAATTCTATAAATATCAGTCCAATTTACTTTAACCCTTCCCGTACGATTTTGTTATTAGCACTCTGTGTCAAgtaaaattcttatttcaacttttatgagAAATAGGAACGAAAACTGATGAATtggagagagaaagagagagagatgTTACATTAGTATGGTGTAGAAAGTTAGTACAGGTCAGGCTCTAGgatcaaaacaaaacaattttaataagaagtattgaaattgaaatcaataACAAGGGGACGAAAAGCAATAGTTAACTggatgttttttatgtttatattctTCAGGTTTGTTCAATGCAATTAGAAGGGCACTCATTCGAAGAGGTTGGATAGAAAAAATAGGAACATCCTACAGAGATTTGGGCACTGATGAAATGAGAACTTTGGCGCATAAGCCAATAGTGGAGCTTTTAGATCTAATTCGTCAAAGACACGAATCGGCAGAATTGTGTAAAAGGTTGATACGATCGAGATTGTTGATAAATCATCAggtatttatcaattattacgTTTTTTTAAGTGTATAACCCTTTTTTGAATATTAGGTTGATTTATATTGGGGATACAATCGCGATGGATTTAAagtgtgtttaaataaaaataaattgactcTTATCAACAAAATTCGATGGATTTCTTCTTCTTACACTAGCAAACAAGGCAAGTTCAACAACTACCACtgcatttttaataaaattcatctTTGGCGATCCtcgtattatatatttttctttcagcTTTGAGCGCCGCTTCTAAGAAAGCCGTCTGGTATCACATACCAGGCGTGGCGAATTTGAATCATCCACGGAGTTACAGACTCGTTCAAGAAGGCGACGCCGAAGAGTTTATTAAAGATTTTAATCTAACCGCGGCTATGTCTTTATTGAAATGGATCAAAACGGCAAACGATACCAAACAATGCCGCATAATGAGCACGTCCGGTAAAATACCACtaacatattttgattttgcCATCAACGAATGttataaattcatcaaaaaagcAGTGCACCAaggtaatttgtttatttaaatagcAATAGAATCTACGTGTTCTTAATTATCTCAATTTTTATACTAATAGCTAGGTCTGGCAACGTCGTTGTCATATAGAAGATTTTTTCACCGTCTATCACTTGCGCATGACAAGAACATCCAAAATTAGAAAGTGAAAATTGGCAACATTGGTACAATTGATGCTCGATTAACAGAAATGTAATAGTTCAGTTAAATTTTACATACGTTAGgtggaaaatttatttgatataaatatatattgaataaattgatatcttttagtaagtaaataaataaataaatacctaataaaattaaataagccataataaaattattacgattgttgaacaaataaattattttttcattttaaacatatgtaaaaacctaacctaatttgaCTGTACTACGACTTTGTATAACACTTGTTAGAATCGGATGcggatgtttttaaaaagccTAGCAGAAGATGGTCGACGCGCCGAGTCATAGCCGTTGAGAAAATTGAGTAAAAGCAATATTTGTTCATTGTACATCTGATTAAGTAAGATTAAATTAACGTATGAACAAAAGCAGATACTACAATTTTGTTTATGCGGAAAAATAATTATCGATAAATGCGCATTGAAGttgattttcaacaaaaataatttctggcGGCAACATTGCACTGTCAAGTGTCAGTTTTTGAAGAGTAGCAGTTGTTGGATaagaatattgttattttttttggaaaaaaatttgaaattatttcagaatttattaattatatattagttTTACCTAGTAGCCTATATATGTATAGGCAAAACTACTTGATCCCAATATAAATAAGCACACGTTAATCCTATCGCGTATACGAATAACTAGTTTGGCCTAGGCAAAACTAGTTTATCCAGAAAACGGGTTTGGCCGGTAAAATTACATTATCGA belongs to Diorhabda carinulata isolate Delta chromosome X, icDioCari1.1, whole genome shotgun sequence and includes:
- the LOC130901179 gene encoding tubulin glycylase 3A-like, with the protein product MEEEMVSNNRTQNDFLETETKKINQVLADADSNSTLDKIAHDMRYVLDGVKKNLTQDSYSDVIPALENMIKEHMVRYEESSEFLKFENDGVQMYVQANEESQDVVTIPQDEQKARKKTDNINKKSNQTNNKSESKNIISNTNKNTNAKSCNKLSTKNSKKIIMESKTNKPNPIMRNNNKSNNLNQIKTPINKCKETKTTVSDNSRCSTPTSNGGTKNTCETRRNVSSSTRGNKNITQSPLINCPGKSNSSLAAIKPGSLIRNYSNGFKESLFIPKSTNIQRKRLVCNINRNVYNPLAQYKEEVDAAIKDRKTFIVKGLFNAIRRALIRRGWIEKIGTSYRDLGTDEMRTLAHKPIVELLDLIRQRHESAELCKRLIRSRLLINHQVDLYWGYNRDGFKVCLNKNKLTLINKIRWISSSYTSKQALSAASKKAVWYHIPGVANLNHPRSYRLVQEGDAEEFIKDFNLTAAMSLLKWIKTANDTKQCRIMSTSGKIPLTYFDFAINECYKFIKKAVHQDIDHEIMEAPSQDWNEFLDYFYKIVHVGNHFKQENDVTELDLVRRASFVLEKLKDHWPYLEMDGLMNIWILKPTNSCRGLGIHMCRTINYVLETIKANPQRRYIIQKYVERPLLIYCTKFDIRQWFLISSCCPLTIWIYRQCYLRFSSQTYTLRKLHESIHLTNNSVQSKYQNHTKDFNLPSFNMWDSSQFMNYLSDIGYPKVYKEIIYPGMKECITAAVLTHYENMEARSNTFELYGADFILTEDFKPWLLEINSNPALYASTPITARLCPRVLEDVIKVVVDHGRNKNASTGGFELLYKGIDTKCQQQQFSVDGKNIKIQKCNEDDQIKCIESNIVKKVLSWNDTETCSQLGSGMKKTLEGLLDLIQKEKQRREEKLLNRSVNAVKLDSEIQTYEIVDTKSMTSAPEMSEVAIQS